The following nucleotide sequence is from Trifolium pratense cultivar HEN17-A07 linkage group LG2, ARS_RC_1.1, whole genome shotgun sequence.
GATTCgactaaaaaattataaaccagaagttttttttttttacagagaAGATCAGCatcaaatatatgatatattatttaaaaaactataaaatctCAGAATTTTGATCCTTAAATATCAAATAGAGTAAAAAATACTAAAGAAACAGTTGATACATGATAAGTAAAGTGCCAAGGTGATCAGAATACAGACAGCCCATGATGGCATGACATGTCTATTGAATTAGGTACCTTTATAACAGCTATACCAGCAGTGAGTTTTGCAATTCTCTCTGAGAGGTTTCTCGAATGGTTTGCATTGTCTGTTTCAATAAGGCCCTTCTTAATCTGTAAAATTCTAGCCTGAATTTCAGCCTTAGTACTTGGATCAGCAAATATAGTTGTTGAATTACTGGTCATTGTCACTTTCATTGCAGTACCAAGCTGGTCTGATGTTGTACCTTCAAGTGTGAGACCCAAATCTCCACAAAGAAAATCCGCACCTGTGATATTAAAGTCAACAAGAGAAAAAGTGCGTTGATATTAGATCATAAAATATGCTAGGCATAAGATTCGTTGCAAGACATGGGAACAAAGACATCTGAGACAAAACTAAATCATAATTTCAAACTACCCTCGTACAGttacacaaataaaaaacagCACCCAATTGGATGATTTCTATTAACAGTCAACTGAGATACTGAAACCATCCACAAGGTGGATTGCAATCTTAGCAACTAGAAGTTGAAAAATGAGATAATGGACTTGCATTAGTACCCAAGATAGTCATACTGTCcaacaaaaaatgataaatgaaAACAAACTGCAATGACATAGAAAGCTTCTTGTCACTGTGCTGTTCAGTTTATACTGCAAAAGAGGCAATTATCTGGAGCATAGAGTTTATTAAAATGATtccaaaatagaaaaatataagcATAGTATGAAGGAAGTTGGCAGAGATACTAACCCGTCATGAGCGCAATATCTTGTAAGAAGGCTTTCTTTGCATCTCCAAATCCTGGACATTTTACAGCTGCAACTCGTAGTAATCCTTGCATTTTGTTCACTATTAATGTTTCCAATACTTGTGCCGAGACCTCCTCAGCAATAATTAAGAGCGGGGCACTCAACTGCATAGCCTTTTCCAGCAAAGGAACTATTTCTTTGACACTTGAAATCTTTTGATCAGTTACCAAAACTTTAGCATTGTCAAATTCCACAATGGATTTTGCCTGGTTGGTGATGAAGTGAGGTGACATGTAACCCCTATCAATCTGTACAGAAAGAACAGACAACTATAATAGGGAAAAACACATGACATGATCGTTCAGATCTGGGAAAGAACAAATGATTGTCATCGAGAATTATTGTTAGCATCATAATCAATACCTTCATTCCTTCTTCAATTACCACAGAGGTTTCAGATGATGAGGATGACTCAATGGTAATTACCCCATCATATCCAATCTTCTCTATAGCTTCAGCAATCAAATTACCAACATACTCATCATTTCCAGCAGAAATCGTGGCAACAGCTGCAAAAGATGGGGAAGACAACTTCAACACATTTTCACAAAGAAACCCGTACATTGAAAAACTCAAACAAGCATTGCTAAATAGTGAAGACCTTTGATATGGTCCCTTCCTTCAACAGGAATACTTCTCTTCTTCAAGAATTTCACCAATTCTTTTACAGTCTTTTCCATCCCTTTCTTCAAAGCAATAGGATTGGCCCCAAATGCAACTGCTAATAGTCCAGATTTAATCATGGCACGAGCCAAAATAATTGCAGTGCTGGTACCATCACCAGCCAAATCATTCATTTTACTTGCAACCTACAagcagaaaaaacaaaaaaaacataaacactagttattttttgtcttgaaaTTTGCATCCATAAAATCTAAGGTAAAACCTAAAAACCATGATCGACCTCTTGAATTAGCATGGCACCTGCATTCTCAATTGCATCAGAAAGCTCTATGGATCGAGCAATTGTAACACCGTCATTAATTACTTTAAGCTTTCCATCATCAGAAAGAATAACATTCCGTCCTGCATGGTTAGGGATAAATAAATGAGCAAGAACAGTCAATAAAGTTGAACAAAAATTAGTCAAAGGGCCATACACTATAGGCATTCAATTGCAggtaatttatatatatatatatatatatatatatatatatatatatataattaaaaagcAACAGAGAGTTGtaggccctgtttggataaacttgagCGCCTaacatataagtgcttatgtataagctatttctataacaaaagaataaataaagcCAAACCTAATATAAGTTATcagctattttcataaactaactCGGAGAGGTtttgaaaataagctgaaaacagcctATTACATGTCCATTCCATAATTTCTCCGAAAGAGTCTCACAATCACGTGCTTATATACTATGTTGTTAATCTCAAATAGCAGCGCGTAGCACTGAGTCCCAAAAATATAGTGGGTACCAGGATGACCGCTATTGTGAAGACTTAAAAACCATAAacataaattccaacaacatacataaatgctaaaaaaatagaaaaaagcaCAAAATTAAACGGACATAATTATAATAAACATTGTCATTTCCCATCAAAATAGGTCCTAAATGAAGACTAAATAACATTCCATCCAGTTCTCCCTTTATACCTAACTGATGCTTCTTTGCTCTTGTTATTACTCTAGTTGaagggtgaaaacaaaaatcacagacAATTGTTTTCTTGCTCGTCTTTATAAGAATTACATTGCCAACCTATACCAAGGTTGTCACCAGTAGGCTTAAAATAAGAGCAGAACGATGAGCTTGAAGAAGGAAACGGCGCAATGGACATTTATCACGTAATTTTGAGAAATTAGGGCACCCAAAGGGGTGCAAAGAAGACTGAAATACCTCaacttaatgaaataatttctaaaattggGGTTTTCAGCAATTTCCCCCTACCAAAATACAATAGCGGCCCAAAAAAGCTACGGAACTGATATTCACCCGCTATTTGCGACCGGTATGACTGCTTCTCTAAATAGAAGTTTGTGGCTCTTTGGCATAGCGGGAAGGGGGTCGCTGCTACGCTCTATAGTGCGCTATTAACATCATAACAACATATCAGTAgataacccacttggggttggtctagtggtgttggcttgagtccttggagtatgctcctctcaaggtctcaggtttgatTCCCCTTGGTGCCAATTTCgatgggctaagtccatacagagcaaaaaaatctccggctttaaatggggccctcccgcaagtgggcggtgggattggtccccttggattagtcagtcttaaggccggataccaagttttcaaaaaaataaaaaatatcaatagataagttcaaataagtcaattcaaacacgCCCTTCGTGTGTGTTTGTTTGGATTAACCTACTTTGTACTCAAACCAGCTTAACACTACTTACACTAAAACCTAACCAAAACCATACATGCACTAAACATTTAGAACCTGcgattaattaatataatagtGATAAAGCAAAATGCAAGAAATTAACCTTTAGGTCCTACGGTAAGAGAAACGGCATCAGCGAGTTTATCAATTCCAGCTTGTAAAGTTTCTCTGCACTCTTTACCGAATGATATCCTCTTAGCGCTTGCTCGCACCACGAATTGTGGGTTTCTCCGAACAATTTGGTTCCGACGAAAAGACTGAAACGGCGTAATGTCAGAAAAGAGATGTAGCGAAGTGAGAGAGGGAGCATTGTAGAGAAGAAGAAAGACTTActgaaaatgaagaagaaatggAAGGGAAGAAGGGTAAGGAGAGATAGTTTTGAAGCGTATTCATCTCTCGACTCAAAATGGATACCGCCAATCCTTTCCCGCAAAATATTCACAATGGCCGCGGCTCCTGATATTTGTGGAATGTGGTGTTCGAAGAGACTTACTTTTGCTTTGGGGAATGCTCTGCAAAATTACCAAACTATCCTCGTTCTATATTTAAGTAGCAAATTCTTGGTGGGAGAGTGTTTCTTGCTTAAAAATCTCAGTTTTATAATGTCCCTTACTTAACTAGCGAAATTGTAAAAAGGagatttttaagaaaaacaacactatcaaaatatttttttttggtttataatgagTTGTAGATTGAACTAAGGACCTATAATGTATTACCTAAGtttctcaccactagaccaaatctagtggcttaccctatcaagatttttataacgtaagttaggggtgatcgtatccgaaccaatccaaaagtaaaaccgcaaatcgaaccaaaccaaaccgaaaaccgcaaaaaccgcatttggtttggatgtatttggatggctttcttactgaaccgcaaaccgcaaaaccgcaaaccgcaaaaaccgcaaaaaccgcggataaccgcaaaaaccgcattaagttactattatatatttatattccaatatcgtaaaagaaaatatatttatattccaatatacatgcccaattatcaagtcagtcgaccaaattaatcgaacttcaagttgtttttattttttgtactgaaattttattttggtgttgtaatgttattttaaataaacaaattttatcggtaccgtgatgttattttgaaaattcaatttttttatatatttaaaattgtaagttactataatgttattttggataaataatttttgttggtactacaatgttattttggaacttcaattttttattttttttttatgcttaaaattgttcggtacaatcgttatgttttaaaccgcaccaaccgaaccgatccaaaccgcattggtttggtttggtttggtttggatgactttttaaaaatcaaccgaaccaaaccgaaccgcatgcatttttatctcgcggttaggatgacttttatgctcaaaaccgaaccaaaccgcaccgcgatcacccctaacGTAAGTTACTAGACACAATTCGCTCCTTAAGTAAGGGTGTTTTTCctttaaaatttatcatttttataacatcatGCCCTTAAAAGATTTGGTAGGGTATTTTTCCTTTAACGCCAGTTACGTGTAACTAGCATCGCCTACCGCTTTGGTTTTTCACAGTaaaaagaggggaaaaaatgaaataatattaATAGGTTCCACCGAGAATTGAACTCGGGTTACTGGATTCAGAGTCCAATGTCCTAACCGCTAGACCATGGAACCGTGCCTGTTACAACCTCTGCACACCACGTATttgaattaatattttcttaCTAAGAATCaagaattatttattatttatttttaattatcatttttttgctTCACAAGTTATATAGTAGCAGAGCAGTGAATCATGATGCAAGTGTCATCACTGTGCGTAACGAAGCTTCCATTTAGCGTGAAATCGCAGCTCCCCACCGTGAAGACGAAGGAATCCATGGCGACATCCACCGCACCTAAGTGGGCCCAGAAAACCATCTCTCTACCTCCATACAAACGCGGCTGTCATCTCGTTACTCCTAAGGTCAATTCTCAGTCTCATAATTTTCCCcctcaatttcatttttcatttatttatctaaTTTTTCAAAAACCTAACTATTTTTCAGATAGCCAAagaaattgaacaagatctttcTGGATTCAAGTGTGGTCTCGCTCATCTCTTCCGTCAGTATAATAACTtgtgaataatatttttattttttttcaatttgaatttgcATTGAAATGAAGTTGGAATTTGTTTGGTGCGAAATCACAGTGCAGCATACAAGTGCTTCACTTACTATCAATGAGAATTACGATACTGATGTTCGCGATGACACCGAGACATTCCTTAATCGAATTGTTCCTGAGGTTTTACCATTTaccaatattcatttattcattcagtgttgttgtttttcaatcagtgtcttattgTAAGTTTTGTGTGTATGTGCGCTCGCGCGTTTTGCAGGGGCCATCTGCGCCTTGGAGGCACACTTTAGAGGGTtagcttctttttttaattttatgtttttctttagatgctaaatattgtttatatttttgcaaGTTATTTGTAGTAAGTAATTATACTGTTTGTTAACTATTAATCAAGGTTGGAGTCATGTTGTGTTTGAAAGTGATTCTCAATTGTTAGTCAGCTCCATTTATGCTAGCTCATTAGGTGCATCAGAGTTTAATTCAATTATTTCTAGTATCCTTAGTAGTTTATCACATTATCCTAATTTTGAGGTAAAGTTTGTCTGGAAACAAGCGAATATGGTTGTTCATTCTTTAGCAAGGGCGGTCATTTCTTCGGCTAATCACCGTTTGTTTGAGTCTATTTCTCTTAATATGTATTGAaccttatttttattcttttggtttacaatgaagctgaggatcgaacccaggacctctAGTGATTATCCTGTTTATTTGTTTACCCTATTTGCAAAGGAGGTGAACGGTGCTGTGTGCAGTCTCAATCCCGTAGGTCCTGGTATAAACTATAAAGTATCGGAAAACATGAACAAACCCATTGTTGCAAATTTGCAATGAACCCAACTATGATGTGTTGAAAATCCGATTTGAATCCAGCTCCCATGAGGGAAGTCAATCCCGCCACCCTCTCCGGTCCAGTAAATTTGATCCCTGTGATTTGTAAGCTTGTGTTAATTTTGAATTATGATGCTAGGTCTGGTTTGGTTCTGGTCTGGTCTAGTGTAGTCTATTAACCCACCTGAGTTTAATTTATCGGTTGCTTAATAAATATTTAGATTTTGTTCTTGGGGTTTGCTTTAGAATGTTGAATACTTATTATGCAATATTTAGATTTTGTTCTTGGTGTTTGGATACTATGATAGCCATTTTAAGTTGTTCGTTAAACATGTAATTACGAGTTTATTAATCGAGCCTATGGAGATTTCACGAGTTTACTGGGACTCTCGAGTTTGACAACCTTGGTTATTACATAATAATGCTGCTGTTAGTTTTCAACATCTATTTTATGTGTTTTCTCCCAATCTGTTGTATTTTCCATCCTTTCAAACCAACAATGTTCTTtcgttttttaattttgtaggtCACGATGACATGCCGGCTCATATTAAATCATCGATGTTTGGTTGTGCACTCACGTAAGAAATACTTCACATTTCAGTTGGATTCATTATGCTGaaaaattatgattatgttATCATCTACTGATGATGTCTTGTATTTTCAGGATACCAATTACAGATGGAAGGCTTAACATGGGAACTTGGCAGGTAATAATGCTCACTTCTGTAATGATTTACCTATAGACATTCTGGATTACACATTGAAAAATTCTTTAAAACCCGTGAGTTACGCACTGTTCAATTTGAGTTTGTTGACTGACGAATGTTTTGGAAATTCAAACCTTAAAATTATTACTCATTTGCTGACCAAGTTCATGTAAAAACATGACCTAGAATGAAAAATCAATGACCAAGTGTATCTTATGCTTATGCACGTGCACATTCATGGAATTGAATAGATGTTTTCATTGTGGGTCGTGTTTCAAAAGTTATTGTCTGACGTAATTCCTCATTGATGCCATATTAGTAGTGATTGGTAGATATATTTCATAATCATTGGTATACAATACTAGTACACTGTTTAATAGTTGAATTATAATTATGATTGTGGAAAGCCTTCAGTTTATTTCACACAAAAAAAGAACAGAACAGTACAACACTACATGTCAAGATTGGTAGTTCCTACACTATCCATGTGATGTTTCTTAACCACTTTGGCATTTCACACATTTTGACTTGAAAGTAATAAATTCCCTGCATTGCACAGGCACTTGAATTTCTTAAATAttagtaatatttatttttatcaaatcacAAGGATGAGGTTTTAGATTAGGACTGTGTGCTACTGACAAAACATAACATCGGTGACCTCATATATAAGAAGGAAGAACCGATGGAAAACTGATTTTCTTAGGTACTGCTTGTCCACACTGTAGGTGATGGGCAGCAGTTCAATTTAATTTGCTTATGTGAAAATTTGCTCCGAAGGTTTTGAAGAAATTAAGAGcaaaatttcatttattttctttttgtactCGGTGTTTCCTCAATAAAGTTAGTCCTTAACCCACTTGgt
It contains:
- the LOC123909468 gene encoding chaperonin 60 subunit alpha 2, chloroplastic isoform X1; this encodes MNTLQNYLSLPFFPSISSSFSSFRRNQIVRRNPQFVVRASAKRISFGKECRETLQAGIDKLADAVSLTVGPKGRNVILSDDGKLKVINDGVTIARSIELSDAIENAGAMLIQEVASKMNDLAGDGTSTAIILARAMIKSGLLAVAFGANPIALKKGMEKTVKELVKFLKKRSIPVEGRDHIKAVATISAGNDEYVGNLIAEAIEKIGYDGVITIESSSSSETSVVIEEGMKIDRGYMSPHFITNQAKSIVEFDNAKVLVTDQKISSVKEIVPLLEKAMQLSAPLLIIAEEVSAQVLETLIVNKMQGLLRVAAVKCPGFGDAKKAFLQDIALMTGADFLCGDLGLTLEGTTSDQLGTAMKVTMTSNSTTIFADPSTKAEIQARILQIKKGLIETDNANHSRNLSERIAKLTAGIAVIKVGAHTELELEDRKLRIEDAKNATFAAINEGLVPGGGATYVHLLDLIPSIKNSMEDLDEQIGADIVAKALIEPAKSIATNAGVDGDIVVEKTRTFDWRTGYNAMTGTYEDLLNAGVADPSRVARCALQSAVSIAGVVLTTQAIMVEKVRKPKPIVPLVPGISP
- the LOC123909468 gene encoding chaperonin 60 subunit alpha 2, chloroplastic isoform X2, with product MQLRMQVASKMNDLAGDGTSTAIILARAMIKSGLLAVAFGANPIALKKGMEKTVKELVKFLKKRSIPVEGRDHIKAVATISAGNDEYVGNLIAEAIEKIGYDGVITIESSSSSETSVVIEEGMKIDRGYMSPHFITNQAKSIVEFDNAKVLVTDQKISSVKEIVPLLEKAMQLSAPLLIIAEEVSAQVLETLIVNKMQGLLRVAAVKCPGFGDAKKAFLQDIALMTGADFLCGDLGLTLEGTTSDQLGTAMKVTMTSNSTTIFADPSTKAEIQARILQIKKGLIETDNANHSRNLSERIAKLTAGIAVIKVGAHTELELEDRKLRIEDAKNATFAAINEGLVPGGGATYVHLLDLIPSIKNSMEDLDEQIGADIVAKALIEPAKSIATNAGVDGDIVVEKTRTFDWRTGYNAMTGTYEDLLNAGVADPSRVARCALQSAVSIAGVVLTTQAIMVEKVRKPKPIVPLVPGISP
- the LOC123907684 gene encoding UPF0047 protein YjbQ, whose product is MMQVSSLCVTKLPFSVKSQLPTVKTKESMATSTAPKWAQKTISLPPYKRGCHLVTPKIAKEIEQDLSGFKCGLAHLFLQHTSASLTINENYDTDVRDDTETFLNRIVPEGPSAPWRHTLEGHDDMPAHIKSSMFGCALTIPITDGRLNMGTWQGIWLCEHRDHPTSRRVVVTLNGI